In the Populus trichocarpa isolate Nisqually-1 chromosome 8, P.trichocarpa_v4.1, whole genome shotgun sequence genome, CACCCTCCTATTTTCATGGCAGCGCACTTCCACTCCACAAATCACTGCGGTCCACTTtgtaataatgaaaaaacgggaaataaaatcaattgaagGGAGGGAAAAAACTGAGCAGAGAATAATATATAGAATATTGGTGGATCCCTCGGGTAAGTTATGAATATTGCACTAGTACTTCACACCCTTTAAACCACATGATCTAGCACACTTGGAATACAACATGGGCAATTGGAACTGCTCATTTTCCCCCCTTTTCCAacgggtttttattttttttatgttaataaccCTCTTGTATTATGTTAGAATATCTGAGAAAACTACAGTTGCTAGCTATATTTCAAATGTTATtcgattaaaaatatatcaaatatatatacaacatTAAAGCTAAATATATTTGTATAGAATGATTCAAATCTAAATGGACGGACGGAAAACTTTACCTCCTCTTGCATTCCCAGATTTGCTATTGCCACGATGTTTAAAACAAGCTTGCTAATGTCTTCGAAAGTTTGGTTTGTAGACATAAGAAATTGAATATTTGGTCAAGGGTTGAACtctaatttaaatttagaaaacatAAGTCCGAGTTAGGGTGGGTCTAACGGCTACTTGCTAATTCCTCGATAATAAATCCAAAATGCAACCGACCATGCCATCTTTAGACAGCTTGGCTCTCCACCACCTACATCATCTTTCTGCACTTCATTACCTTTTTGGTATCCTTAAAGGCTCCCTCCCTGGCTCATGAATCGAAACCTTGAACCCTTACCAGAACCCTTTCTGCAGCTCAAAAAGACTGAAGTTTCTCTCTTACTTCAATCCCAAAAATGCCCAGAAAGCGACTGTCCATTTTCCACAAGGTTTCAAATCTTTTTAGAACCTCCGTTGTTGTTGCCAAAATGAGGAAACCCATCATTTCAAAGCTCATTTTCctcaagaaatcaagaaagCTTAAAAGGTTCAAGCCGCTCAAGCATCACAACTACGGATTTCTTGAGGAATATGAGTTCTCTCCTTCAAGCACTCCTCTCATTCATTACCACGGGAAACAGTACAAAAGTAGAAGCTACAGGGATAACTTATATTCCATGTTCTTCCACTGTAGATGTTTGGGTAGCCTGAAAGCTGGAGTAGGAGAAGTACTAGAGTA is a window encoding:
- the LOC7488368 gene encoding uncharacterized protein LOC7488368 — protein: MPRKRLSIFHKVSNLFRTSVVVAKMRKPIISKLIFLKKSRKLKRFKPLKHHNYGFLEEYEFSPSSTPLIHYHGKQYKSRSYRDNLYSMFFHCRCLGSLKAGVGEVLEYRLSMDTLPATVANGECLEPSDLVDEEDSVDQRAERFIERFYQEIRLQRQELI